One Nonomuraea angiospora DNA segment encodes these proteins:
- a CDS encoding FAD-dependent monooxygenase, translated as MLPAGDAAHIHSPMGGQGLNLGLQDAHNLGWKLAARIEGRASDELLDTYHAERHPVAARVLANTRAQAVLLVPDEENLALRDIVEEPLTVPDANKVVAGMISGLDIRYALPGPPHPLLGRYLPGLDLRAGRGLLLSGSERLRAAAAPWSAWVGYEVTGRELGAEAVLVRPDGYVGWTGSDAAPLADTLSRWAGPPAGNR; from the coding sequence GTGCTGCCGGCCGGGGACGCCGCGCACATCCACTCCCCGATGGGCGGCCAGGGGCTCAACCTCGGCCTTCAGGACGCCCACAACCTGGGCTGGAAGCTGGCCGCGCGGATCGAGGGCCGCGCCTCGGACGAGCTGCTCGACACCTACCACGCCGAACGGCATCCCGTGGCCGCGCGCGTGCTGGCCAACACCCGCGCCCAGGCCGTCCTGCTGGTGCCCGACGAGGAGAACCTGGCCCTGCGCGACATCGTCGAGGAGCCGCTGACGGTGCCGGACGCCAACAAGGTGGTCGCGGGGATGATCTCCGGGCTGGACATACGCTATGCCCTCCCCGGGCCGCCGCACCCCCTGCTCGGGCGGTACCTGCCGGGCCTCGATCTACGCGCCGGCCGGGGCTTGCTGCTCTCCGGCTCCGAGCGCCTGCGTGCGGCCGCCGCCCCGTGGTCGGCGTGGGTGGGCTACGAGGTGACGGGGCGCGAGCTGGGCGCCGAGGCCGTGCTGGTACGCCCGGACGGCTACGTCGGCTGGACCGGATCGGACGCCGCGCCCTTGGCCGACACCCTGTCCCGATGGGCCGGGCCGCCGGCGGGGAACCGCTGA
- a CDS encoding TetR/AcrR family transcriptional regulator, producing the protein MSGDRRVRRTRRIVQEALVALILEKGYDAVTVTDIIDRADVGRSTFYSHFTDKQDVLFSNLDELAFLHPVPATRSGELFAFSLPMFEHVREQRRLVRALLGRRGGGQVYARGEQLLSAVVRNELVAAGARASASLDLLVVCVVGAFMGLLRAWVDGEGTATPAELDAAFRAAIEPGVRATLGQG; encoded by the coding sequence GTGTCCGGAGACAGGCGGGTGCGGCGCACCCGGCGGATCGTCCAGGAGGCGCTCGTGGCGCTGATCCTGGAGAAGGGGTATGACGCGGTGACCGTCACCGACATCATCGACCGCGCGGACGTGGGCCGGTCCACGTTCTACTCGCATTTCACGGACAAGCAGGACGTGCTGTTCAGCAACCTCGACGAGCTCGCGTTCCTCCATCCCGTACCGGCTACCCGATCGGGCGAGCTTTTCGCATTCAGCCTGCCGATGTTCGAGCACGTGCGCGAGCAGCGGCGGCTGGTGCGCGCGCTGCTGGGGCGGCGCGGCGGCGGCCAGGTGTACGCGCGCGGCGAGCAACTGCTCTCGGCCGTGGTCAGGAACGAGCTCGTGGCCGCGGGCGCGCGGGCGTCGGCCTCGCTCGACCTGCTGGTGGTGTGCGTGGTCGGCGCGTTCATGGGGCTGCTGCGGGCGTGGGTGGACGGCGAGGGCACCGCCACGCCCGCCGAACTGGACGCCGCCTTCCGCGCGGCGATCGAGCCGGGCGTGCGGGCGACGCTGGGTCAGGGGTAG
- a CDS encoding class I SAM-dependent methyltransferase yields MALGKLLHTHEEHADAGGTIDHPRAYDTFVSIGFLGGRRAAYTRVATAARPRAGDRVLDVGCGTGYLSRIVAPVVTPSGHVTGVDPSPAMIDYATRHAPANCTYVEGEGQDLPFPDGSFDLVISSLAVHHIPAEARPGALRQMFRVLRPGGRLLIAEFRPPANPLARRVIGALTGPAMRHDPRDLLGTMIPDAGFQVESEGDLPYLLYYVRATRP; encoded by the coding sequence ATGGCTCTGGGAAAGCTCCTGCACACCCATGAAGAGCACGCCGACGCCGGCGGCACCATCGACCACCCGCGCGCCTACGACACCTTCGTCTCGATCGGATTCCTGGGCGGCCGCCGCGCCGCCTACACCCGCGTGGCGACGGCGGCCAGGCCACGAGCCGGCGATCGCGTCCTGGACGTCGGCTGCGGCACCGGCTATCTCAGCCGGATCGTCGCCCCGGTCGTCACACCCAGCGGCCACGTCACGGGGGTGGACCCGTCCCCCGCGATGATCGACTACGCGACCCGGCACGCTCCGGCCAACTGCACCTACGTGGAAGGCGAGGGCCAGGACCTGCCGTTCCCCGACGGCTCGTTCGATCTGGTGATCTCCAGCCTCGCCGTCCACCACATCCCCGCCGAGGCCCGGCCCGGGGCGCTGCGCCAGATGTTCCGCGTGCTGCGACCCGGCGGCCGCCTGCTCATCGCCGAGTTCCGCCCGCCGGCCAACCCCCTGGCCAGGCGGGTCATCGGCGCTCTCACCGGCCCCGCCATGCGGCACGACCCCCGCGACCTTCTCGGCACCATGATCCCCGACGCCGGTTTCCAGGTGGAGTCCGAGGGCGACCTGCCGTACCTGCTCTACTACGTCCGCGCCACGCGGCCATAG